The Pseudomonas fulva 12-X sequence CTGCGCGGCGGTCATGTTGGGGAACAGCGCGTAGCTCTGGAATACCATGCCGATGCCGCGCTTTTGCGGCGACAGCGGCACCAGGTCTTCGCCGCCGAGCAGGATCTTGCCGCCGTTGACCTCGGTGAGGCCGGCGATGCAGCGCAGCAGGGTGGATTTGCCGCAGCCCGAAGGGCCGAGCAGGGTGACGAATTCGCCTTGCTCGATCTCGGCGTTGATGTCGCTGAAAATCGCGGTGCCGCCGTAGCTCTTGTGCAGGTTCTGAATGCTCAGGAAGCTCATGCCTTGTCCCTGTTCAGTCGATTGGCCGCCCAGGTGAACACCAGGACGAAAAAGAAGTAGGAGATCACCAGGGCGCTGTTGAAGTGGCCGCTGCTGTTCTTCATGTTGTTGAGGTACACCTGCAGCGTCTCGTAGCGCGTGCCGACCAAGAGGTTGGCGAACACGAACTCGCCGAACAGAAAGCTGAACGACAGGAACAGCGACACCATCAGGCCCTTGCGCAGGTTGGGCAGCACCACCAGAAAGGCGGCTTTCCAAGTGCTGGCGCCGAGCAGGTGGGCGGCGTCCATCAGGTCGCGCAGGTTGATCGCCTGCAGGTTGTTGGTGATGGCCCGGTACATGAACGGCAGGGCGATGGTGAAGTAGCAACCGATCAGGATCCACGGCGTGCCGACCATGGCCAGTGGCCCGGAGCCGTAGAGCTGCAGCAGGCCCACGGCGGACACCACCGGCGGCACGGCGAACGGCAAGAGGATCAGCACGTTCATCACCGCGTCTAGTTTCGGGAAGTGGTAATGCACCACGAACAGCAACGGCAAGATCAGCACCACCGACAACGCCAGGGCGCCGAAGCAGACCAGCAGCGACTGGCCGAAGGCCTTGAGAAAGCGCGGCTCGCCCCACAGCTCCAGATACCACTTGAAGGTCAGGCCATCCGGCAGAATGGTCGCCGACCAGCTGGTGGCCAGGGAGTAGAGCAGGGTGCCGGCCAGCGGCAGTAGCAGGATCAGGAACAGCAGCCAGACCACCACGCGGTGGTAGAGACTTGCGGCGGGAACGTCAGCGCGGGACATGGTAGCTCCTTCGCAGCAGCAACTGATGGACGAGGGTGATCGCCGCCATCAGGCCGACCAGGATCATCGCCAGGGCGCTGGCCATGTTCGGGTCGAGGGAAATGTCCCCGGAAATCATCGCGGCGATGCGGATCGGCAGCACGTTGAAATTGCCGGTGGTCAGGTAATACACCGTGGCGTAGGCGCCCAGGGCATTGGCCAGCAGAATCACGAAGGTGCCGAGCAGCGCCGGGGTCAGCACCGGCAGGCCAATGTGCCGCCAGAAGGCCCAGGTGCCGGCGCCGAGCAGCGCGGCGGACTCGCGCCAGTCCTGGCGCAGGGCGTCGAAGGCGGGGTAGAGCAGCAACACACCGAGGGGAATCTGGAAGTAGGTGTAAAGCACGATCAGGCCGTTCTTGGAGTACAGGTTGAAGCTGTCGATCAGCCCGGCCTGGATCAGCAGCAGGGTCAGCGCGCCGTTGAAACCGAGCAGGATGATGAACGCGAAGGCCAGGGGCACGCCGGCGAAGTTGCTGGTCATGTTGGAAAAGGCGATCACGAAATCGCGCAGCTTCGAGTCCACCTGGCGCAACGAGTAGCTGCCGATGATGGCGATCAGCATGCCGAACACGCTCGACCAGAAGGCGATCTGCAGGCTGAACTTGACCGCCTGCATGTAGAACTTGGAGGCGAAGGCCTTCTCGAAATTGCCCAGGCCCCAGCCATCCGGGGTGTTGAGGCTGTTGAGCGCCACCCAGATCAGCGGCGCGACCTGAAAGGCGAAGAAGAACAGCGCGAACGGCAGCAGGCATAGCGCTGCCAGCCATTTGCCCCGGGGTTTGTGGATGGCGCTCATCGCAGCAGCTCCCGGCACGAGGGTTTGTCATGGGCCACGCCGAGCAGCTCGCAGATCGTGCCGCACAGCTCGAGTTGCTTCGGCGCGGCGGCCTCGCTGAGGCTGAAGGCATCACCGAGTACGAACAGCGGCACTTCGCGCTCTTCGGGCAGCAGGCCATTGTGGGAGCGGTCGTCGTTCATGCCGTGGTCGGCCGTCACCAGCACCTGGTAACCGGCGTCCAGCCAGCCTTGCAGGTAGTTGGCCAGCTGAATGTCGGCGACGCGCGCGGCATTGCGGTACTGGCTGCTGCCCAGGCCATGCTTGTGGCCGGCGTCGTCGATGTTCATCGGGTGCACCAGCAGAAAATCGGGCGCGTGATTGAGGCGCAGGCTTTCGGCGTCGTCGAACAAATGCGAGTCGGGGTAGTGATCGACGTAATAGAAGTGCCCGTGCTGGATCGGCAGCTCGGCATCACTGGTATGCCGGTCGCGGGCGGCCACGAAGGGCGCGCGGTTGTACAGCTCGCTGACCCAATGGTAAGCGGCAGCCGCGGTGCTCAGTCCGGCGGCGCGGGCGTAGTGGAACACGCTGCGCTCGCTGCTCAGGCGCACCACGTTGTTGTGCACCACGCCGCTGTCGATGGGCGCGACGCCAGTAAGAATGCACTCGTAGAGCGGCCTGGACAGTGACGGCAATTCGCACTCGAGCTTGTACAGCGCGGCACGGCCTGCGGCGCGATAGGCCTGCAGGTGGCCAAGGGCATGCCGGGCGACCTCGTAATTGAGGCCGTCGAGCAGGACGAGGATGACCTTGGACGGCATGGGTGATCCTGGGTTGAGAGGATATGGGGTAGGGTGGATGACGCTCTTTTCATCCACCACTGCGATCTTGCGACGGAGGACGGGGCTGGCCGCGTAGGCGACGCGTCGGCTACGCGCCCCGATCCACCCTACGGCGGCAGCCTTACTCCATGTTGATGATCACGTTTTCCTGCCACTGCTGCGGCAGGGCCTTGGAGGTCGCTTCCCAGGCGGCGGCATCCTTGATCGGCTTGACCTTGGCGTACTGCTCGTTGGGCAGCAGCTTGGCCTGGACCTCGGCCGGCAGGGTCAGGTGCTCGGCGCGAATAGGCCGGGCGTTGCCCTTGGCCAGGTTGATCTGCCCGGCATCGCTGAAGATGTACTCGCGGGCCAGCTTGGCGGCGTTGGGGTTCTTGGCGTACTTGTTGATGATGGTGGTATAGCCGGAGATCACCGAGCCATCGGAAGGGATCAGCACCTCGAAGCGGTTCGGGTCGATCTGGTCGCGGTAGGAGAGGCCGTTGAAGTCCCAGACGATACCGACTTCCACTTCACCTTTCTCGAGGGTCTGGATGGTCGGGTTGGCCAGCGACAGGCGACCCTGCTCGGCGATCTCGGCGAAGAAGTCCAGGCCCGGCTGGATGTTCTTCTCGTCGCCGCCATTGGCGATGGCCGCGGCCAGCACGCCGTTGACCGCCTGAGCGGCAGCGCTGACGTCGCCGATGGCGACGCGGTACTTGCCGGTCTTCAGGTCGGCCCAGCTTTTCGGCACGTCCTTGACCAGCTGCTTGTTGACGATGAAAGCGATCGAGCCGGTGTAGGCGAGCGCCCAGTGGCCGTCCTTGTCCTTGGCCCACTCGGGTACCTGATCCCAGGTACTCGGCTTGTAGGGCTGGGTCACGCCCTGCTGCACGGCGATGGGGCCGAAGGCGGCGCCCACGTCACCGATGTCGGCGGTGGCGTTGTCCTTCTCGGCCGCGAACTTGGCGATTTCCTGGGCCGAGCTCATGTCGGTGTCCATGTGCTTGAGGCCGTACTTGTCGGCCAGGTCCTGCCAGGTGTCCTTCCAGTTGGCCCAACTGTCCGGCATGCCGACGCTGTTCACGGCGCCTTCTTTGCGTGCGGCCTGTTCCAGTGCAGTCAAATCCGTCTCGGCGGCCATGGCGTGGGAGGCCAGAGCGATGGCGCTGCCCATCAGCGATGCCAGTAGCAGTTGTTTCATTGGAAACTCCTTTGCGTTTGCGAGGTTGGTCTAGATCAGCAAGAGCCAAGCCAATGTAGGCGTTGCCAATGACAGTTTTGTGTCGGCAGGGCCGCCAGCCACTCATCGGCGTTGCGCTTAGCAGGTCATTGAAAAACGTAGGCGAGGCAGCCAGTGCAAGGCAAAAACAGCCGAAAAGCGCAATTTACGTGTTGTAAATGAGCATTTTGAGGCTGTTTTTAACGCAGCAATGGCAACGTAGGTAGTTTTTCAAGAGCCTGGTTAGAGAGCGTAGACCAGCCCAAGGCACTGAATTGCCTGGCATGAGCCATGCTTGCAGCCTGGCTGTCATCTGCCGGTAATGGTGTTTGCCTAGCCTTGCCGGCGAGAGATGCGGCGCAGACAGCGCCGCCGCGTGCCCCGCGATGGGGCTGGTCTAGTCCAAAAGGAACCAGGTTGATGCGCGACGACACGCCGCGGGCCGTTACCACCATCTGCCGCGCGTTGCAGGAACAGATCGAACACGGCCTGCTGCCCGCCAGCGGCAAGCTGCCGGCCGAGCGCCGCCTGAGCGAGTTGTTCGACACCACGCGTATCACCCTGCGTGAGGCGCTGGGGCAGCTGGAAGCCCAGGGGCTGGTGTACCGCGAGGAGCGCCGCGGCTGGTTCGTGTCGCCGGCGCGGGTGGCTTACAACCCATCGGTGCGCACCCACTTCCATGCCATGGTCGCCGAGCAGGGACGGGTGCCGGCCACCGAGGTGCTGAGCGCCCGGCTGATGCCGGCCAATGCGCAGATCTGCCAGGTGCTGGGCCTGTCGGGGCTGTCGAGCGTCTACCAGATCCGCCGTGCGCGGCGCATCGACGGGCGCCTGGTGCTGTACGTCGAGCATTACCTGAACCCCGAGTACTTTCCCGGCATTCTCGACTTCGACCTGACTCGCTCGCTGACCGAGCTGTACGCCAGCGAATACGACATACGCTACGGCCGCGTGCGCTTCGACATGGTGCCCACCGCCTTGCACGCCGACGCCGCCGCCGCGCTCAAGGTCGCCACCGGCAGCCCGGCACTGCGCATCACCCGGGTCAACCGCGACCAGCATGGCCGGCTGATCGACTGCGACCTGGAGTACTGGCGCCATGATGCGATCCATATCAGTGTGGAAGTGCCGGAGTAGGTGCGGTAAGTGACGGAGCAGAGACCGGCACAGTATCTGTGGGAGCGGGCCATGCCCGCGATTTTTCGCGCGCATGGCGCGCTCCCACGGTGGATCGGTGGATGTCCGCTTCTGCCTTGAACCTGCCTCTCCCCGTATTCGTAAACGACAGTCGATGATCGCTCCGAAGACCGGCCGTCGCCCATCCAAATAACGCTTTCCCGAGCATATTGTTCAGCCGCCAGGCCGTGCGTAGAATCGCCGCCGCAGGCCATCC is a genomic window containing:
- a CDS encoding ABC transporter permease; translated protein: MSRADVPAASLYHRVVVWLLFLILLLPLAGTLLYSLATSWSATILPDGLTFKWYLELWGEPRFLKAFGQSLLVCFGALALSVVLILPLLFVVHYHFPKLDAVMNVLILLPFAVPPVVSAVGLLQLYGSGPLAMVGTPWILIGCYFTIALPFMYRAITNNLQAINLRDLMDAAHLLGASTWKAAFLVVLPNLRKGLMVSLFLSFSFLFGEFVFANLLVGTRYETLQVYLNNMKNSSGHFNSALVISYFFFVLVFTWAANRLNRDKA
- a CDS encoding ABC transporter permease, translating into MSAIHKPRGKWLAALCLLPFALFFFAFQVAPLIWVALNSLNTPDGWGLGNFEKAFASKFYMQAVKFSLQIAFWSSVFGMLIAIIGSYSLRQVDSKLRDFVIAFSNMTSNFAGVPLAFAFIILLGFNGALTLLLIQAGLIDSFNLYSKNGLIVLYTYFQIPLGVLLLYPAFDALRQDWRESAALLGAGTWAFWRHIGLPVLTPALLGTFVILLANALGAYATVYYLTTGNFNVLPIRIAAMISGDISLDPNMASALAMILVGLMAAITLVHQLLLRRSYHVPR
- a CDS encoding alkaline phosphatase family protein; protein product: MPSKVILVLLDGLNYEVARHALGHLQAYRAAGRAALYKLECELPSLSRPLYECILTGVAPIDSGVVHNNVVRLSSERSVFHYARAAGLSTAAAAYHWVSELYNRAPFVAARDRHTSDAELPIQHGHFYYVDHYPDSHLFDDAESLRLNHAPDFLLVHPMNIDDAGHKHGLGSSQYRNAARVADIQLANYLQGWLDAGYQVLVTADHGMNDDRSHNGLLPEEREVPLFVLGDAFSLSEAAAPKQLELCGTICELLGVAHDKPSCRELLR
- a CDS encoding ABC transporter substrate-binding protein, with protein sequence MKQLLLASLMGSAIALASHAMAAETDLTALEQAARKEGAVNSVGMPDSWANWKDTWQDLADKYGLKHMDTDMSSAQEIAKFAAEKDNATADIGDVGAAFGPIAVQQGVTQPYKPSTWDQVPEWAKDKDGHWALAYTGSIAFIVNKQLVKDVPKSWADLKTGKYRVAIGDVSAAAQAVNGVLAAAIANGGDEKNIQPGLDFFAEIAEQGRLSLANPTIQTLEKGEVEVGIVWDFNGLSYRDQIDPNRFEVLIPSDGSVISGYTTIINKYAKNPNAAKLAREYIFSDAGQINLAKGNARPIRAEHLTLPAEVQAKLLPNEQYAKVKPIKDAAAWEATSKALPQQWQENVIINME
- a CDS encoding UTRA domain-containing protein; amino-acid sequence: MRDDTPRAVTTICRALQEQIEHGLLPASGKLPAERRLSELFDTTRITLREALGQLEAQGLVYREERRGWFVSPARVAYNPSVRTHFHAMVAEQGRVPATEVLSARLMPANAQICQVLGLSGLSSVYQIRRARRIDGRLVLYVEHYLNPEYFPGILDFDLTRSLTELYASEYDIRYGRVRFDMVPTALHADAAAALKVATGSPALRITRVNRDQHGRLIDCDLEYWRHDAIHISVEVPE